In the bacterium genome, TAGTATGTCTGCTACCTCAAGTATTAGTAGTATCGGAGCGATTCGTACTAGTTCTCCATCAGTATCATCAGCTCTTCCTTCAACAGGCATTCTTGATTCGTTTGGAGGTAATGAATGGATGATATATTTGTTTGTAGGTTTGGCTTTAATAGCAATAGTTGGTTTACCAATGTTAACAAAGGTAGGGAGTTTTGAAAGGTCTATAGTGAAATCTTGATATGTTATAATTCCGAATGTCTGTAAGCATACTGAAAGTAAATACTCGTTTTAAGATATATCTTACCATATTGACTATTTTTGTCTTAGATATATTGACATTCTATGGATTTCTAGGTAATTATGGGTATCTGCGCATATCTATAATTGAGTCGAGTATAGTAATTATATCGATTTACTGGATCGTTCAAGTGTTGCATAATATTAGACTCAAAGATTTGTTTGTATTGATTATTCTACCTTTTTTGTTTACGCTTTCACTTTCTTATTTTAGTAGAATTATATTTGTCAATGATGACTTAGTCGTTAATTCGATTCGCGGAGGAGTTTTGAGTGTTTTTTTGATAGGTTTCAAAGTTTTTGGTATATATAGTTTGTTGTTGAATACAAACATACTTGCTATTGCTTTGAAGCAAGATATACCTCTTGCTAGAGCAGCGAAAAGTGTAAACTATATATATTCAATATTAACTCTGTACTTCATTGTTGTAAGTTTGTTTTCTGTAAATCTCAACTTATACTATAGATTGTTTGCTTTTGCGATTATAGTTTTGCTTCTTTGTTATCAATCATTAAGCTTTCTACACAAAATCAATAGTACAAAAAGATCTCAGTTATTACTTTTGATAGCATTTGCAATTATAAATACCTCTTTGGGTGTAATGTTATTTCAACTCTCTCCACAAATACTTTCACTTCTATTGACGATCTTGTACTATATATTGATAAGCATTGTATATGATGAAAATAGCAAGTACAGGCTGAAAAACTTAATTGAATACATAGGTTCTTTTGCTCTTATTTTGATTGTAGTTGTGATAAATATTGACTGGGGAATATATAAAATATTCAATTAATGTTTTCAAAAAAAAGACTCTCTATGTTTTGTACTTTTAAAATAGAGTAGAATAGGTGGTATATCTAATTGTTAAAATGTATATAAATAGATATTCATTGTTAATTATGTAGATATCAACATGTGGTAACTGCAATAAAATAATTATCAAATCTCTAGCTTTAATATTTATCTAAATTTCGATAACTTCTAACAGGGGAGATGTGCAAGATGCAAATACGATACACTTGCACTAACCAGAGTAACTCCGTATAATCACTCTTATACGAAGCGAAAAGGGTCAAAATAGAGCAGGTTGACAGTTTTGTGGATAAGTTTACATGCTTACAAAAATCTATAAGTAAGAGATATTAATCGTTATGCTTGTACTGTGCGTGAATAATTTTTAGATCCTTGTAAACTTCTATTATTAGCCAATTTCACAAAACTTATGCTTTTCTCTCTTTTATAATTATTTTTTCGGAAACTTGGTACAAAAAACTATATAATATACATATCTTATTGGATGGTTAAACTAATAACTAATAATGAGTACAAAGTTACCTTATAAAAAAGAATTTATAATTCATCTTAAATCATCAAATTACTCTGTCAAGACTACCAAGAGTTATCTGCGAGATTTATGCTATTTTGAATCATTTTTAATTTATAAAGCACTAGACTTTTTGAATTTAAAGAAGATAAATATAACGGAATATAAAGCAGTACTGAAAACTGAGGAACATATCAATTTACTAGAAAACGTAAGAAATTTGGAACTTGAATTTAATCAAGATAGTAATACTAGAAAAAGAACAATTCAAAGAGGTATAAATAATCAACTAGAAAGTACTGAAGGGCTTAAAAACGATTTTAGAGGCTCGGAAGAATCTTCCTTTTATATAAATGAGAATAATGACAATAATTATCACCAAAACGGGGGCATAGTGGATCAATTATCTACTCAATCAATTAATCGTATGCTTTCGGCACTTAGATCATATTTGAAGTTTCTTGAAGAATTTGACTACAATTCACCATTATCATCTGATGCCGTCAAACTGTTGAAAAAAGAGAAAAAAGAGTCTCAAGTTGCCGAATTTGATGAATTGATAAAATTGATTGAAGCGCCAAATCAATTTGAAAAAATTGAAGAGATTAAGCTTAGGAATCGAGCTATGTTAGAATTACTCTTTTCTACAGGTATGCGTATATCAGAATTAATGCGATTGAACCGAGAGCAAGTTACGCTAGGTAAAGAAGATGCTAATGTTGGAGTTTCAAGGATATATATACTTGGAAAAGGTAAGAAACAAAGGTTTGTTTATCTGACTGATCGTGCTAAGTTGCACTTGCAAGAGTACCTAAAGCTAAGAGATGATAAACTGCCTGCATTATTCATTCAATATAGAAATAGGAGTAAACCTGTTGATGCAACTAGAAACTATAGATTAACCGTTGATTATCTTCAGAAAAAGATTGTAGAGTATAGAAAGCTACTAGGGATAATTGTTCCAACATCTGCCCATTCATTAAGACACGGATTTGCTACATACCTTATCGAGCAAGGCGCAAACTCTGCTGCTGTTCAAATACTTCTTGGTCATGAAAGTCTAGCTACTACCACGAGATATGTTCATGCTTCTGATAGATTTGCCGAAGAAACTCACAAAAGGTTTCATCCACTAAACTGATTTAAGTAAATTTAGATAGTTCGATATTATACGGAGTATTTTTCAAAGTGAAATGATTAAATAAGTTAAACAAATCTTTGCAGAGATTTATTTGTCAAAAAGTAAAAATTAATAACCTAATTTTGATTTTGACATAAAAATACAAATTTAAAGTATCAGGTGGTGAATGTAGACTAAGAAGTGATGAATCCCCTAATCTCTACCCTACTCTTCTGAACTTCCAGTGAAAAGTTACTCTCAATAAAAACAAAAAGAGAGGAACAAGTCCCTCTCTTTTTGTTAGCGGTTACACGGAAATATCTTATACCTCTTCTACATCACTAGCATCATTTTGTGCATTTCCTACTTTTTCTGCGACATCATCAGCCACATTCATAGCCTCAGCTGATTCTGCAACTACTTCGTTTGCAACATCTGCTACATGATCTTTTGCTTCTTCGACTTCTTCCCCTACTTCTTCAACTACTTCTTTAGCACCATCTGTAGCTTGTTCTACTACATTTTGTGCATCATCAGCAACTTGTTGAACAGCATCATCAGTTTTGTTTAGGTTTGCTTTAGCACCATCTACGGCACCTTTTACAGCATCACCTAAATCATCAGCAGCATTTGTGACTTTCTTTTTTAGATCATCAGCAGCATCAGATACTTTTTGTGCAATTTGATTTAGATCCATATCTTTGAAATTACAATTATAGCTTAAGTGTTCGCGAACAATCACCTAACACCATACTTGTATAAGTTAAATAAAAAGATTTTTGATGAAAGTTGAGAAAATAATTCTTGCAAAAATCATTTCGATTTTAGCAAAGAAGTTATATTTTAACAATCAGAAAATGCCTAATTAAGTACGCTTGTAGTGATTATTGTCTGTTTTCAACTACAACTTGTAAATTTACAAATTCTTTATTTCTATATACTTTGAGGTTCAACTCTTCACCTGCCTTCTTGCTTTGTATAATTATTTGAAGATTGATATTATCAAGTGATCTTTTGTCAGCTTCAACAATCAAATCACCTCTTCTTAAACCAGCTTTACTAGCTGGACTCTGAGAAGATATCTGGGTTATCAAAGCACCATAGATATTTGTCCCATCAGGTAATAAGAAAGCTTGCTGTTTATAATTGATACCGATATATGGGCTCAAAAACTTACCAAATTGTCTGTATTCACTGTACTTGGTTTGAACGATACTTATTGGCAGAGCAAAAGAAACATTACTTGCATTTTCTGAAGTAGCAACATTGACGCCAACAACATTTCCATTAATGTCAATCAATGGACCTCCTGAGTTACCATGATTGATAGCAGCGTCAGTTTGTATGGCACCCCTTATTGCTTCCATACTTTGTCCGTAAGTATCACTAACACTAATATCGCGATTTAAACCAGATACTACACCAACTGTTACTGTGTCAGTAAGATCACCCAATGGTGAACCTATAGCTATGACAGTTTGTCCTTTTTTCAAAGTATCGCTATTACCTAACTTAAGAAATGGTAAATTTGATTTGTTTACCTTGAGAATAGCAATATCGTTATCTGGATCTAAGGCAAAATTCTCTATCTGGATAGGTTCTTTTTCACCAGCAATCAGCACTTCATACTCATAATTCGTATCATCAACTACATGTTTGTTGGTGATAATGTAACCATCAGCAGAAATGATGAAGCCAGAACCAATATTATTTGACCTTTCGACTAATTGATCGTTGAAATAATCTTGATAGTATGTTTTTGCAACCACAGTGACAACTGCTGGACTTGATGTTTCAATAATTGAAGTTATTTCATTTTCTCTTTGGGATAATGCAGAATTATCAGAGCTTGATTTTGTTCCATTTGATTCATTGTCCTCTTCATTTCCACCACTATTATTTGAATTACTTGCAGTGCATCCAAATTCTCCTTCTGAGTTTATACATTTACAATCAAGATTGAACCAATGTGGAGAGCCAGCCATGCTTGCTTTGCACAGTATTTTGTGACTTGCACTTCCATCGAATGAATCTGAGATTCCATATCTAATGATAGCATCTGCTGGTTTCACCAAATTTACCATTCCATTGAAAAAACCAGATATAAATCCAGCAATTATTGTGAAAAATAAAAGAACAAACATTATACAACTACATGAGAGATATTTTTTTACTTTCCCTTGTGATTTAAAATGATTTGCATTTTGTGTGTCCATATAATTAACTAAAATATAACTTTTATAAATAATAATCAATAAGCACTATAAAGAATCAAAATTAAATTAAAGTGAAGGATTTAGCAATTCTTGTTTAGATTTTTCAAGAACTTTATCCAATCCTAGTCGTATATCATCAACTGTGATATCAACTTTCAAATCTGGGACAATAGGAGTTTCATGGTTAATATTTTTCTTGTCTGGCAATAACCATTTTTTTACTGTTAGATGAAGACTACTTCCATCTGGTAAATCCAAGATTTGCTGAGCAGTTCCTTTCCCAAAAGTATTTTCACCTATCAACTGCGATCTACTATTTTGTTGCAAAGCTCCAGCTAGTATCTCTGATGCCGAAGCTGAAGTAGAGTTGACTAAAGTTACCATAGGTGTATCTAGAAATTCGCCCTTTCGTGTAACTTTGTAAGTTTTTGAAATTCCATCTCTCCCTGCTTCATGAAGTGTAACTGTATTCAACGGTAGAAATTCTTCTGCAATATAGTGTGCTGCATCCAAAAATCCACCTGGGTTGCCTCTGAGATCAAGTATGATCCCTTTGGGATTTTTGGATTTCAATTCAGTAGCTATAGATTTCCAGTTTGATATGAATTCTTCGTAGGTATTGTCAGTAAATCTACTTATTATTAGTCGGTATATATCATTTCCTTCATCAACTATTTCCATAGATTTAGTTTCTATCGGAGCTCTGACTATAGAAATTACATTTTCACTTGTACCGGTAGTATCTTTAACTACTGTTATTTTAACCGTAGTTCCTTTTGGTCCACGAATTTTGTAAACCACATCTGTAATGTTGTCATTTTTTTTGACAATATAATCATCAACTTTGGCTATATAATCACCAGCCAAAATACCAGATTTCTCGGCAGGTGAATCCGGTATCGGTTTTTTGACTATAATCCAACCATCACTATAACCAAGTTCCATACCTACTCCTTCAAAGCCACCACCTAGTGATTGATTGTAATCTGAAGTTTCATCTTTAGTTAAATACATTGTAGCTGGGTCATTTAAAGCATCAACCATTCCTTTTATAGCTCCTTCATCCAGCTTATTTTGGTCAATACTTTTATCTACATACTTTGTATTTAGTATACTAAAGATATTCTGAAATTTAGTTGATACGAATGTAGAGTTAGAATTATTATTTGTTGGTTGAGCTGGGGCCTGATTGTTTCTGTTGAAAGTACAAACTACTTCATCTTGCTTAGTGAGCAAGACATCACCAAGATTCATTGTGCCAAGAAATTGTGATTTATTGATAAAGAATCCAGCTAAAAATGAAATAGATCCAATGATAAGAAATAACATAGGATTGATGATCCAAAAAAGCCATTTTTTTTCACCAGTTTGACTTTTTGAAGCATCGTTGTTACTCAATAAGTTTGTGTTGTATGTTTGTTGATAATCCATTGTAAAATTATTTAATTAAATATAATTATGATTTTAGATCAATACTTTCAATTTTGAACCTATGATGTTGGCGTATTTCATATCAAATTTTAACAAACTATCTTTAGTTCTACTATCTAAATCTTTCTGACCAAATCCATAAAGTGTAAATAATGTAAAAGGTTCAGATATCGAATTTATGTTATTTAATGTATTGATGTCTATAGTTGGTATTACTATATTTGTAAACCCAAGTCTAATCAAATCAAAAAGTATAGAAGAATTTACATTACCCAAATAAATAACTAACGAATGATTGTCGAGAGCTGATAAATCTTTTCTTTTGATGTCATCAAAACTTTGTAATACATGCACAAGATAACTTTGTTCACCAACAAGTCCATGTAACTTTAAAGGTAAACTAATATTTGCACATTTCCCTTTCAAAACTATATAGTCATTTGCTACAACAGATTCAATTTTGCAATTTGTATTTGGCTTTATATAACCTGTCTTTTTAAGAATAATCTGGAGAATTCCATTCTTTAATTTCGATAAATCAACAATTCCAGAATTTGCATTTTTTACTTCAATCAAGCCTATCCCACCAACAACTTTCTTTTTAGCAAGCAATGTATCGCTTATTACAACTTCCCCATGCACTACAGTCAAAGCCTTTTTTTGTGATTCATCCCATTTGGGGAAAGTATCGTACAAATTGATGCTTTCTACAACTGCATCTTCTCTTGTTTCTGCTAAAATGTCATTTGAGTTTATAGTTGTTGACACTTCATGCAATAACTTAAATTCTTTCTTCGGAAGAATTTTGATAGTTGTGTCTTGAAGGTATTTTATACTATTTGCAAATGTAGTATAAATAGGCAGTTTGTTTGAATTGCTAACTTGCAGTTTACTGCTCAAACCAAATTTATTGACAAGCCTTTCTAATGTGAGTTTAGCACTCAAGTATTTGTCTTGGGCAGTTTGTGAAATAAATTGTGGTTTATCATAAATGCAAAAAAATCCTTTAGGGATATTTTTCAAATTGTATACTCTGACATCTCTTACATACAATTCATTTGGTTGAAAATTAATATCATATTTTTCCTCAATATCTCTTACAATAATCTCATCTTGTATACCAAACAATTCATGTTTGCCATTATTTACCTCAATGTTTGCTATTCCTATTATACTATTATTGTTGTTTCTTTCTGTCTTTGTGTATATGAAATTTATCTTATTCTCAACGTTGACATGTCCTTGAAAATCAATAAGTGCGTCTAAAATAAAAAAGGAAAGTTCAGTTCCAAACTTCTCAACAATATTGCCAATCAACTTGATACTGCTATCACTAATGACAACTTTGTTACTGCTTTTATGATTTAGAGTGTTAAAAAAAAACTTTATAAATTCAAAATAGTAGTTTAGGACTTTTGGATTTTTTTCAGAGAACTGGCAGTTTAAAAAGTATTCTAAAATATTATCTCCAACTTGAGAAGACTCAAGGAGTGATTGGAAATCTTTCAACCTTTTGATGTTGAGTTCATTTCCATCAAAAAAATTCGTAGGTTCAAATTTGCAAATGATATCTCCTTTTTCGGAAGTCAAAGAAATCTCATTTGTGGAGATCAAAGCAGTAACTTGGCTTTGTCTAACTATACTATTGGGCATTGAAAGATTTTAGCAATTATACAAAAAACATTAAAGCCAAAATGCAAACAATCATGGAAGGTATCATTATTTATCAGAATTTTTAAGCAAAGCATTCAAAATATCGGTACCTTCAAAAGCGTAAGCATTATGTCCACGATTTGACCATTCATAAATCTCGACTTCTGGAATAAAGTCTAATAAAAGACGGATTTATCAAAAGATCGTTTTTTGCGATGAAGGCTAGTGTTGGTGGAAATAGTTGAGGAAAGTTTAGGTTTGGCAGATCTAGAT is a window encoding:
- a CDS encoding tyrosine-type recombinase/integrase, with translation MSTKLPYKKEFIIHLKSSNYSVKTTKSYLRDLCYFESFLIYKALDFLNLKKINITEYKAVLKTEEHINLLENVRNLELEFNQDSNTRKRTIQRGINNQLESTEGLKNDFRGSEESSFYINENNDNNYHQNGGIVDQLSTQSINRMLSALRSYLKFLEEFDYNSPLSSDAVKLLKKEKKESQVAEFDELIKLIEAPNQFEKIEEIKLRNRAMLELLFSTGMRISELMRLNREQVTLGKEDANVGVSRIYILGKGKKQRFVYLTDRAKLHLQEYLKLRDDKLPALFIQYRNRSKPVDATRNYRLTVDYLQKKIVEYRKLLGIIVPTSAHSLRHGFATYLIEQGANSAAVQILLGHESLATTTRYVHASDRFAEETHKRFHPLN
- a CDS encoding trypsin-like peptidase domain-containing protein; translated protein: MDTQNANHFKSQGKVKKYLSCSCIMFVLLFFTIIAGFISGFFNGMVNLVKPADAIIRYGISDSFDGSASHKILCKASMAGSPHWFNLDCKCINSEGEFGCTASNSNNSGGNEEDNESNGTKSSSDNSALSQRENEITSIIETSSPAVVTVVAKTYYQDYFNDQLVERSNNIGSGFIISADGYIITNKHVVDDTNYEYEVLIAGEKEPIQIENFALDPDNDIAILKVNKSNLPFLKLGNSDTLKKGQTVIAIGSPLGDLTDTVTVGVVSGLNRDISVSDTYGQSMEAIRGAIQTDAAINHGNSGGPLIDINGNVVGVNVATSENASNVSFALPISIVQTKYSEYRQFGKFLSPYIGINYKQQAFLLPDGTNIYGALITQISSQSPASKAGLRRGDLIVEADKRSLDNINLQIIIQSKKAGEELNLKVYRNKEFVNLQVVVENRQ
- a CDS encoding S41 family peptidase, which translates into the protein MDYQQTYNTNLLSNNDASKSQTGEKKWLFWIINPMLFLIIGSISFLAGFFINKSQFLGTMNLGDVLLTKQDEVVCTFNRNNQAPAQPTNNNSNSTFVSTKFQNIFSILNTKYVDKSIDQNKLDEGAIKGMVDALNDPATMYLTKDETSDYNQSLGGGFEGVGMELGYSDGWIIVKKPIPDSPAEKSGILAGDYIAKVDDYIVKKNDNITDVVYKIRGPKGTTVKITVVKDTTGTSENVISIVRAPIETKSMEIVDEGNDIYRLIISRFTDNTYEEFISNWKSIATELKSKNPKGIILDLRGNPGGFLDAAHYIAEEFLPLNTVTLHEAGRDGISKTYKVTRKGEFLDTPMVTLVNSTSASASEILAGALQQNSRSQLIGENTFGKGTAQQILDLPDGSSLHLTVKKWLLPDKKNINHETPIVPDLKVDITVDDIRLGLDKVLEKSKQELLNPSL